A DNA window from Pirellulales bacterium contains the following coding sequences:
- a CDS encoding HD domain-containing protein: MSRRFINQLGHQETINEIFLAVDKQLRPNRNGNLYLQLELRDRTGSLGARVWNATEAMYGSFDNGDFVRVEGSTQLYQGAIQLIATRIERVRGDEIDHADFMPLAPAEIDALARRLAELLRAIRNPHLRDLAECFLVDADFMDRFSRAPAGVKNHHAYRGGLLEHVVNLMEVVTRIVDRYPALDADLLLMGAFVHDMGKIEELSYDKGFAYTDAGQLLGHLTIAISMLDAKVAEAERLAGEPLPTELVMRLKHMILSHHGAYEFGSPKLPMTLEAVALAQLDNLDAKIHNFQQQMRDDPNSESSWTLYNQQLGRKLYKGQPSGQN, encoded by the coding sequence ATGTCGCGCCGCTTCATCAATCAACTCGGTCATCAAGAGACGATCAACGAGATCTTCCTGGCGGTCGATAAGCAGCTTCGTCCCAACCGCAACGGCAATCTTTATCTGCAACTCGAACTCCGCGACCGGACCGGCTCGCTCGGCGCGCGCGTCTGGAACGCCACCGAGGCGATGTATGGCAGCTTTGACAATGGAGACTTTGTCCGGGTGGAAGGTTCGACCCAGCTTTACCAGGGCGCGATCCAGTTGATTGCCACCCGCATCGAGCGCGTGCGCGGCGACGAGATCGACCACGCCGATTTCATGCCTTTGGCCCCTGCAGAAATCGACGCCCTGGCCCGCCGACTGGCCGAGCTGCTCCGCGCGATTCGCAATCCCCATTTGCGCGATCTGGCCGAGTGCTTTCTGGTCGACGCCGACTTCATGGATCGCTTCAGTCGCGCCCCTGCCGGCGTAAAGAATCATCATGCCTATCGCGGCGGCTTGCTCGAACACGTCGTCAACCTAATGGAAGTCGTCACCCGCATCGTCGATCGCTACCCCGCCCTCGACGCCGATCTCTTGCTCATGGGCGCCTTTGTGCACGACATGGGCAAGATCGAAGAACTCAGCTACGACAAGGGATTTGCCTATACCGATGCCGGCCAATTGCTGGGCCATCTCACCATCGCCATCTCAATGCTCGACGCCAAAGTGGCCGAGGCCGAACGCTTGGCAGGCGAACCGCTTCCCACTGAACTGGTTATGCGACTGAAACACATGATTCTCAGCCACCACGGCGCCTACGAATTTGGCAGCCCCAAGCTCCCCATGACCCTTGAAGCGGTCGCCCTGGCACAGCTAGACAACCTGGATGCCAAGATTCACAACTTTCAGCAGCAAATGCGGGACGACCCGAATTCCGAAAGTAGTTGGACCCTCTACAATCAGCAATTAGGCCGAAAACTCTATAAAGGACAGCCCAGCGGACAAAATTGA
- a CDS encoding site-specific integrase, whose translation MSNDSRPTNPNSLDHAMRQLFDGRIALDGPGAHYAYQIRLQVRRLEEFLGRPATCCDLNEKAIHAFADWLSKLGRSKQTVSNARSRLRALRRNLAGLGMVDDEPVARLRLAHIAQTREPLNHHGLLAYFRSVYLQEKLRGVDGLIVRRHELAIEAYQQYLAVKLAKKRGGYARLGSVNDSRLRSFRNWLVCVGFSDDVALRYRQRIRAIAKHACPARFKSEWEPPNKLPAHVPVSGSVLDFLTTVYEPQKLLGASQVTRDEYRCSVRRLNHFAQRDVLVNELTDAIVAGLLGHLLEKGASPATVNKHRRNLFAVWRFAHRRGAVDRLPTLDKLREPKRLVDAWTLEEFAQILASSKSMGGWVGNLPARHFWPALLLTAFDTGARIDALMKATPLQLHLGRGILRIPAEHQKHRTDQVFFLHSDTTAALSVIVAPEQEKIFPWPYEQNVRQWKALNRAYRGILLRAGLPHGRRDLFHKIRRTVATLIAARSNEHTASRFLGHSSVNITRAYIDATQVEPINAIELLPRPKLTSATSSIHN comes from the coding sequence ATGTCGAACGATTCTCGTCCGACCAATCCCAATTCTCTCGATCATGCCATGCGCCAGCTCTTCGACGGTCGCATCGCGCTGGATGGACCTGGCGCCCACTACGCTTATCAAATCCGGCTTCAGGTGAGACGTCTTGAAGAATTCCTGGGACGTCCAGCGACTTGCTGCGATCTGAACGAGAAGGCAATCCATGCGTTTGCAGATTGGCTATCGAAGTTAGGTCGATCAAAACAGACCGTCTCGAATGCTCGGTCCCGTTTGCGCGCGCTGCGTCGGAACCTTGCGGGTCTTGGAATGGTCGACGATGAGCCGGTTGCGCGATTGCGTTTGGCACACATTGCGCAAACCCGCGAACCGTTGAACCATCATGGACTCTTGGCTTACTTCAGGAGCGTCTATTTGCAAGAGAAGCTCCGGGGAGTGGACGGCTTGATCGTTCGCCGGCATGAACTCGCGATCGAAGCGTATCAGCAATATTTGGCAGTTAAGCTAGCCAAGAAACGCGGCGGATATGCCCGCTTAGGGAGCGTTAACGACAGTCGGCTTCGCAGCTTTCGAAACTGGCTGGTGTGCGTCGGATTCTCTGACGACGTCGCCTTGCGCTATCGACAGAGGATTCGCGCAATTGCGAAGCACGCTTGCCCTGCGCGTTTCAAGAGCGAATGGGAGCCGCCGAACAAGTTGCCAGCGCATGTGCCGGTGTCCGGCAGCGTGCTCGACTTTTTGACCACAGTTTACGAGCCGCAAAAGCTACTTGGCGCATCGCAGGTTACGAGAGACGAATATCGCTGTTCTGTGCGTCGGCTCAATCACTTCGCCCAGCGAGATGTCTTAGTCAACGAGCTGACCGATGCCATTGTGGCTGGCTTGCTCGGACATCTCTTGGAGAAGGGCGCTTCTCCTGCGACCGTCAACAAGCACCGCAGAAATTTGTTCGCAGTCTGGAGATTTGCGCATCGTCGAGGGGCGGTCGATCGACTACCTACGCTTGACAAACTTCGAGAGCCAAAGCGCCTGGTCGACGCGTGGACGTTGGAGGAGTTTGCGCAAATCCTCGCCTCGTCGAAGTCGATGGGCGGATGGGTTGGCAATCTGCCCGCTCGCCATTTCTGGCCAGCGCTGTTGCTGACCGCATTCGATACCGGCGCGCGAATTGACGCGCTGATGAAGGCGACCCCGCTTCAGCTCCATTTGGGTCGCGGCATCTTGCGAATTCCCGCAGAGCATCAAAAGCATCGTACGGACCAAGTCTTCTTTTTGCACTCGGATACGACGGCGGCGCTGTCCGTGATTGTCGCACCTGAACAAGAGAAGATTTTTCCTTGGCCATACGAGCAGAATGTTCGGCAGTGGAAAGCTCTCAATCGCGCCTATCGAGGCATCTTGTTGCGAGCTGGTCTCCCGCACGGCCGGCGCGATTTGTTCCACAAGATCAGGCGGACCGTCGCGACGTTGATTGCCGCCCGGTCGAACGAGCACACAGCCAGTCGGTTCTTAGGTCATAGCTCGGTCAATATCACTCGGGCCTACATCGATGCAACGCAGGTCGAGCCGATCAATGCAATTGAGCTGTTGCCGCGGCCGAAGCTGACCAGTGCCACGAGTTCCATCCACAACTAG
- a CDS encoding DUF2585 family protein: MTISSATSDSLLTRRTTVALAVIWFSFLTTLWLMGRQWLSDSGFGLWAGAWTKNTSQWIADPYTTSHVLHGIFFFWFLLPLARWLNLSWRFVAATCVEMCWELLENSPTIIERYRTATAALDYFGDSILNSTCDVLAAQLGFCLAWQLGWRWMLVVILVVELLMLYLVRDNLTLNVLMLVWPSPAIKQWQMGI; this comes from the coding sequence ATGACAATCTCTTCAGCTACAAGCGATTCGCTGCTCACTCGGCGCACGACGGTCGCACTGGCGGTCATCTGGTTCAGCTTCCTAACAACACTGTGGCTCATGGGGCGCCAATGGCTAAGCGACTCGGGCTTCGGCCTCTGGGCGGGCGCCTGGACCAAGAACACGTCGCAGTGGATTGCCGATCCCTACACCACATCGCACGTGCTGCATGGCATCTTCTTCTTTTGGTTCTTATTGCCACTGGCGCGCTGGCTCAATCTTTCTTGGCGATTCGTCGCCGCCACCTGTGTCGAAATGTGCTGGGAGCTGCTGGAGAACTCGCCCACGATCATCGAACGCTATCGCACCGCCACTGCTGCGCTCGATTATTTTGGCGACAGCATTCTCAACTCAACCTGCGACGTCCTCGCCGCCCAACTCGGCTTCTGTCTCGCTTGGCAACTTGGCTGGCGGTGGATGCTTGTCGTCATCCTCGTCGTCGAACTGCTGATGCTCTATTTGGTGCGCGACAACCTCACGCTGAATGTGCTCATGCTCGTTTGGCCATCCCCAGCCATCAAACAGTGGCAAATGGGCATTTAA
- a CDS encoding undecaprenyl/decaprenyl-phosphate alpha-N-acetylglucosaminyl 1-phosphate transferase — protein MGHMIRRWAPRAGLVDRPNHRKVHSVPTPLGGGIAIWLAVIVPCIALSLMVTALDRGQDSLGALPAPIAEFAGPHLSGLRAQLPKLWTMLAAGTLLMMLGLADDFRTLDWRPRLAMEFLVAALMVWQGWRLTIFLNTPWLTDALSVLWIVGLVNSFNFLDNMDGLSGGVAAIASAALAAVMLLAPDPLTHQPQLFVGGILLVLVGSLIGFLWHNRPPARLFMGDSGAYFIGFIIATTTMTATYAGGDMPRHAILAPLCVLAVPLYDSLSVVLIRLREGRSPFSADKKHFSHRLVELGLSKTQAVLTIYLATATTALGALLLYQVDWVGAIVVLLMVACVLLLVSILETTGRRR, from the coding sequence ATGGGGCACATGATACGACGCTGGGCTCCGCGAGCGGGGCTAGTGGATCGACCGAACCATCGTAAGGTGCACAGCGTGCCGACGCCGCTGGGAGGCGGGATCGCAATTTGGTTGGCGGTGATCGTCCCTTGCATCGCGTTGTCGCTGATGGTGACGGCGCTTGATCGAGGGCAGGATTCGCTGGGCGCCTTGCCGGCGCCGATCGCCGAATTCGCGGGGCCGCACCTGTCGGGACTAAGGGCCCAATTGCCGAAGCTGTGGACGATGCTGGCCGCCGGCACCCTATTGATGATGCTGGGCCTGGCCGATGATTTTCGCACACTGGATTGGCGACCACGCTTGGCGATGGAGTTCTTGGTCGCGGCGTTAATGGTTTGGCAAGGCTGGAGGTTAACGATCTTTTTGAACACTCCTTGGCTGACCGACGCGCTGTCGGTGTTGTGGATTGTGGGACTCGTGAACTCGTTTAATTTTCTCGACAACATGGATGGCTTGTCGGGAGGGGTGGCGGCGATCGCCTCCGCGGCGCTGGCGGCGGTGATGCTGCTTGCGCCCGACCCGCTGACGCATCAGCCGCAACTGTTCGTGGGGGGGATTTTGCTGGTGTTGGTGGGATCGCTGATTGGATTTTTGTGGCACAATCGGCCGCCGGCGCGATTGTTCATGGGAGACTCAGGGGCATACTTCATTGGCTTTATCATCGCCACGACGACAATGACGGCGACCTATGCCGGCGGCGATATGCCGCGGCACGCGATACTGGCGCCGCTATGCGTGTTGGCGGTGCCTCTTTACGACAGCTTGAGCGTGGTGCTGATTCGCTTGCGCGAGGGGCGCAGCCCTTTTTCGGCGGATAAGAAGCATTTTTCACATCGTCTGGTGGAGCTAGGGCTTTCCAAGACGCAGGCGGTGCTGACGATCTATCTGGCGACGGCGACCACCGCCTTGGGGGCGCTATTGCTCTACCAGGTGGATTGGGTGGGGGCGATCGTCGTGCTGCTCATGGTGGCTTGCGTGCTGTTGCTGGTGAGCATTTTGGAAACGACGGGACGCCGGCGATGA
- a CDS encoding tyrosine-type recombinase/integrase: MKAWIFQDHRQKQKLGDKAPWSVGWTDPDGKRRSKSIGSRSMAQKFARRVEGKIAAGCYENESRKTWSDFMVEFESRVLAIMEPRTRESTQDGLNHFERVIRPTRLRSITSTTIADYIAVRRLEKRGRKVIHSDGKSERLPVSPATINKELRTIRAALRKAERWGYLPKMPVFEFLRVPAKLPTYVTPEHFQAIYTACESARWPQGPPYAAADWWRGLIVAAYMTGWRISSLLALRREDVDLQTGIALSRAQDNKGRRDQQTPLHPLVIEHLQRLQCFSPLVFPWARDRRRLFEEFKRIQSTAGIKPPGEKSSYGFHDLRRAFATMNADRMTADALQALMQHRDYQTTQRYINMARQLNPAVANL; the protein is encoded by the coding sequence ATGAAGGCATGGATATTTCAGGACCATCGACAGAAGCAAAAGCTCGGCGATAAAGCGCCTTGGTCTGTTGGCTGGACCGACCCCGATGGAAAGCGAAGGTCGAAGTCGATCGGTTCGCGATCTATGGCGCAGAAGTTCGCCCGACGAGTCGAAGGGAAAATCGCGGCAGGATGCTATGAAAACGAGAGTCGCAAGACATGGTCAGATTTCATGGTCGAATTCGAATCGCGCGTTTTGGCCATCATGGAACCGCGCACGCGAGAATCCACCCAAGACGGGCTCAATCACTTTGAGAGAGTCATCCGCCCGACAAGGCTGCGCAGTATCACGAGCACAACGATCGCGGATTACATTGCGGTTCGTCGGTTAGAGAAGCGCGGCCGAAAGGTGATCCACTCCGATGGGAAGTCCGAACGATTACCGGTCTCCCCCGCGACGATCAATAAGGAACTGCGAACAATTCGAGCGGCGCTGCGCAAGGCGGAACGGTGGGGGTACTTGCCAAAAATGCCGGTGTTCGAGTTTCTGCGAGTGCCAGCAAAGCTGCCTACCTATGTGACTCCTGAGCATTTTCAGGCGATCTACACGGCCTGTGAATCAGCACGTTGGCCGCAGGGGCCACCATACGCAGCCGCGGATTGGTGGCGGGGGTTGATTGTGGCCGCGTATATGACCGGCTGGCGCATTAGTTCGCTCTTGGCGCTGCGCAGGGAGGACGTTGACCTACAGACGGGCATCGCTCTTTCCAGGGCCCAGGACAACAAGGGACGGCGCGACCAGCAAACTCCCCTGCATCCGCTGGTAATCGAACATCTTCAGCGGCTTCAGTGCTTTTCGCCCCTGGTATTCCCCTGGGCACGCGACCGGCGTCGACTTTTTGAGGAGTTCAAACGAATCCAGTCGACGGCAGGTATCAAGCCACCTGGCGAAAAGTCGAGCTACGGGTTCCACGATCTGCGTCGAGCGTTCGCCACAATGAACGCGGATAGGATGACCGCGGATGCGCTTCAGGCGCTGATGCAACATCGGGACTACCAGACAACCCAACGCTACATCAACATGGCGAGGCAGCTCAATCCTGCGGTGGCGAACCTGTAA
- a CDS encoding proline--tRNA ligase, protein MRWTETLIPTMKETPEGAEIPSHVLMLRAGLISQVMAGAYTYLPLGLKALRKAEAIVREEMNRAGAVEVLMPALTPISLWERTGRVDAFGNVLIQFKVRRANRQVHMALGPTHEEVVTDLAARYVSSYRQLPITLYQIQTKFRNEERPRFGVLRTSEFLMKDAYSFDTSLESLNQSYQRMYDAYCRIFARCGLDYLAVEAESGPIGGDASHEFMVLADNGEDVVVHCAGCGYAANLERAEIGAREQKAVAADGGGAPQKVATPNAGSIEQVSKMLKCQPAQMIKTLIYVADERPIAVLVRGDHEVNENKLRRALGAKQLELAAAEVIEKVTGAAVGFAGPVGLTIDLWADCDVLAMTESITGANEKDQHFTGVRLGRDFQMSPERTADLRNAGANDPCPRCGGRLALRHAIEVGHVFKLGTKYSDALQARFLDDQEKQHSIIMGCYGIGVNRILASLVETKHDANGVVWPMSLAPYEVVLSPLNVAEQEVMEISNRLYAELQTAGIDVLLDDRDQRPGVKFKDADLIGIPLRVVIGGRSLKDGKLEIKWRHESEPAAIPLDGAGAALAQLVETARQTSRS, encoded by the coding sequence GTGCGCTGGACCGAAACGCTGATTCCGACGATGAAGGAAACGCCCGAAGGGGCTGAGATTCCCAGTCATGTGTTGATGCTGCGGGCAGGACTTATCAGCCAGGTGATGGCGGGGGCTTATACCTACTTGCCGCTGGGCCTCAAGGCGCTGCGCAAGGCAGAGGCGATTGTCCGTGAGGAGATGAACCGGGCGGGAGCGGTCGAGGTGTTGATGCCGGCGTTGACGCCGATCAGCCTGTGGGAGCGCACCGGGCGCGTGGACGCGTTTGGCAACGTGCTGATTCAGTTCAAGGTGCGGCGCGCCAACCGGCAGGTGCATATGGCGCTGGGACCGACGCACGAAGAAGTAGTGACCGATCTGGCGGCGCGCTATGTCTCCAGCTATCGCCAACTGCCGATCACGCTGTACCAGATTCAGACGAAGTTTCGCAACGAAGAGCGTCCGCGGTTTGGAGTGCTGCGAACGAGCGAATTTTTGATGAAGGACGCCTACAGTTTTGACACGTCGCTCGAGTCGCTGAACCAAAGCTATCAGCGGATGTACGACGCGTATTGCCGGATCTTCGCGCGGTGCGGGTTGGATTATCTGGCAGTCGAGGCCGAGAGCGGCCCGATTGGGGGCGACGCAAGCCACGAGTTCATGGTGCTGGCGGACAACGGTGAAGACGTGGTGGTGCACTGCGCCGGGTGCGGCTACGCGGCGAATCTGGAACGGGCTGAGATTGGCGCGCGCGAACAGAAGGCTGTTGCCGCCGACGGTGGTGGCGCGCCGCAAAAGGTGGCCACGCCGAACGCGGGGAGCATTGAGCAGGTAAGCAAAATGCTGAAGTGCCAGCCGGCGCAAATGATCAAGACATTGATCTATGTGGCCGACGAGCGGCCCATTGCGGTGCTAGTGCGGGGCGACCATGAGGTGAATGAGAACAAGTTGCGCCGCGCCCTTGGCGCCAAGCAATTGGAATTGGCAGCGGCGGAAGTGATCGAGAAGGTGACGGGCGCCGCAGTGGGTTTCGCGGGCCCGGTGGGATTGACGATCGACCTGTGGGCCGATTGCGACGTGCTGGCGATGACCGAATCGATCACTGGCGCCAATGAGAAAGACCAGCACTTCACCGGCGTGCGATTGGGACGCGATTTTCAAATGTCGCCGGAGCGCACGGCCGATCTGCGCAATGCCGGCGCGAACGATCCTTGCCCTCGCTGTGGTGGGAGACTTGCGCTGCGGCACGCGATTGAGGTAGGGCACGTGTTCAAGCTGGGGACCAAGTACTCGGACGCGCTGCAGGCCCGATTTCTCGACGACCAAGAGAAGCAGCACTCGATCATCATGGGTTGTTACGGGATTGGCGTGAATCGGATATTGGCTTCATTGGTCGAGACCAAACACGACGCCAATGGCGTGGTGTGGCCGATGTCGCTGGCGCCGTATGAGGTAGTGCTGTCGCCGCTCAACGTGGCGGAGCAGGAAGTGATGGAGATCTCGAATCGACTGTACGCCGAACTGCAGACGGCGGGCATCGACGTGCTGCTGGACGATCGCGACCAACGGCCTGGTGTGAAGTTCAAGGACGCCGATTTGATTGGCATTCCGCTGCGCGTGGTGATCGGCGGGCGGAGCCTGAAAGACGGAAAGCTGGAGATCAAATGGCGGCACGAGTCGGAGCCGGCGGCGATTCCGCTGGATGGCGCCGGCGCCGCGCTGGCGCAGTTGGTGGAGACCGCGCGGCAGACGTCGCGGTCGTGA
- a CDS encoding helix-turn-helix domain-containing protein, whose amino-acid sequence MKLDLEAEDLRPLIEQVVAAVLDRLRAAETQAGGRLGYREAEAAELLGLRPHQLRDARRRGEIHATRVGKVNVYPRGELLRLLSTEEK is encoded by the coding sequence ATGAAGCTCGATCTTGAGGCTGAGGACCTGCGCCCGCTGATCGAGCAGGTGGTGGCGGCGGTGCTCGACCGGCTGCGCGCGGCCGAGACCCAGGCGGGCGGCCGACTCGGTTACCGCGAGGCGGAGGCGGCGGAGCTGCTCGGTCTGCGACCACACCAGTTGCGCGACGCGCGGCGCCGCGGAGAGATTCACGCCACCCGGGTAGGCAAGGTGAACGTTTATCCCAGAGGCGAGCTACTTCGCCTCTTGTCAACAGAGGAGAAGTGA
- a CDS encoding O-antigen ligase family protein, with translation MKRESSRVMSDRSPARFERARGWLLAVMTALLVARPLWPSESAARLGDGLPIVMLWLLLALAWLGAGLFAGRLKVKLARLDGLVAVLVVTNCVAALAAAWRDTPRPAVNMLWEWVALGLAYFLARQLIANLAEARAVLVVMMGLAAGVASHGLYQYFVTMPETRAEYAQNPDETLRREGLWYPPGSVERALFEQRLASREPLASFALTNSLAGLLTPWVVVAAALVLTLRPKQDPVTRTLVAGALTLAVTGLCLVLTKSRSAYAGTVLGVLASAAIVLRHRGRLDRRIVVGATAIVLMAIIAGVVSGGLDREVLTEAPKSLGYRWQYWQATLRMIAEYPWLGVGPGEFGDHYTRYKLATASEEISDPHNFVLEMWSTAGPIAALAMVGLVCAILASVVRRREAAADELPEQSVDGSRAPLVVFGTIGGVLFAVVLPIVTGALMEAPYSAYNLPVDGMIGALVIWLWWPWVGRGGLSNWIPAVGALALWVNLLAAGGIGYSAVAGSLWLLVALAVSCRGGGQTREWGPKSIFAGWLIVLVATVACYASAYRPVLVASGWSARALANPVRAEDALLRAAEADPLASLPWARLADLRFQRWQARPSLDAWQTYMEAQEAALHMRPHQGALWLVTGDRQMTGHRQRPELSRLADAVASYRQGVALYPNHAAGRAKLALALAATGDLAEAQHEANEAWRLDQATPHVDQKLRPDLRAALEASGLLKSAATRATSPSRIGDVAEPRP, from the coding sequence ATGAAACGCGAGTCATCGCGCGTCATGAGCGACCGTAGCCCGGCGCGTTTCGAGCGGGCGCGTGGCTGGCTGCTGGCGGTGATGACGGCGCTGCTGGTGGCGCGGCCGCTGTGGCCGAGCGAGTCGGCCGCGCGCTTGGGCGATGGGCTGCCGATCGTCATGCTGTGGCTCTTGCTGGCGCTGGCGTGGCTGGGCGCGGGGCTGTTCGCCGGCAGGTTGAAAGTGAAGCTGGCGCGGTTGGATGGACTTGTGGCTGTCTTGGTGGTGACCAACTGCGTAGCCGCGCTTGCGGCCGCTTGGCGCGACACACCCCGCCCCGCCGTGAACATGCTGTGGGAATGGGTGGCGCTTGGACTGGCGTATTTTTTGGCCCGGCAGTTGATTGCCAACTTAGCCGAAGCGCGCGCGGTGCTCGTGGTGATGATGGGGCTGGCGGCGGGCGTGGCGAGTCATGGACTGTATCAATACTTTGTGACGATGCCGGAGACGCGGGCGGAGTATGCGCAGAATCCGGATGAGACGCTGCGCCGCGAAGGGTTGTGGTATCCGCCGGGGTCGGTGGAACGGGCGTTGTTCGAGCAGCGCCTGGCGAGTCGCGAGCCACTGGCTAGTTTTGCGCTGACCAATTCGTTGGCAGGCTTGCTGACACCGTGGGTGGTGGTGGCCGCCGCCTTGGTGCTCACGTTGCGACCGAAGCAAGATCCCGTCACGAGAACGCTGGTTGCTGGAGCGTTGACGTTGGCGGTCACTGGTTTGTGCCTGGTGCTGACCAAAAGCCGCAGCGCCTATGCGGGCACGGTGCTAGGAGTGTTGGCGTCGGCGGCGATTGTGCTGCGCCACCGTGGGCGACTCGATCGGCGAATCGTTGTCGGCGCGACGGCGATCGTACTGATGGCCATTATCGCTGGGGTTGTCAGCGGCGGATTGGATAGAGAAGTGTTGACCGAGGCGCCAAAGTCGCTCGGCTATCGATGGCAGTACTGGCAGGCAACGCTACGGATGATCGCGGAATACCCCTGGTTGGGAGTGGGACCCGGCGAATTTGGAGATCACTACACGCGTTACAAGTTGGCGACAGCCAGCGAAGAGATCAGCGATCCGCATAATTTTGTACTGGAGATGTGGTCCACAGCGGGGCCGATCGCAGCGCTGGCGATGGTGGGGTTGGTCTGCGCGATTCTGGCGAGCGTGGTTCGCCGCCGGGAGGCCGCTGCGGATGAATTGCCAGAGCAATCCGTTGATGGAAGCCGTGCGCCACTAGTTGTGTTTGGGACTATTGGCGGCGTGCTGTTCGCGGTGGTGTTGCCGATTGTGACTGGCGCGCTGATGGAGGCGCCGTATTCCGCGTACAATCTGCCGGTCGACGGCATGATTGGCGCTTTGGTGATCTGGCTGTGGTGGCCGTGGGTGGGCCGAGGTGGCTTGTCGAATTGGATTCCGGCGGTCGGGGCGCTGGCGCTGTGGGTCAATTTGCTTGCCGCAGGGGGGATTGGTTATTCGGCAGTGGCAGGAAGTTTGTGGCTATTGGTCGCGCTAGCGGTTAGCTGCCGCGGGGGCGGTCAGACACGCGAATGGGGGCCGAAGTCGATTTTCGCGGGCTGGCTGATCGTTTTGGTGGCGACGGTCGCCTGCTATGCGTCTGCATATCGGCCCGTGCTGGTCGCCAGCGGATGGAGCGCGCGAGCGCTGGCGAACCCTGTTAGAGCCGAGGACGCGTTGCTCAGGGCGGCGGAGGCTGATCCACTAGCGTCGCTACCTTGGGCGCGATTGGCTGACCTGCGTTTTCAGCGCTGGCAAGCGCGACCGTCACTCGACGCGTGGCAAACTTATATGGAGGCACAAGAGGCCGCTCTTCACATGCGGCCGCACCAAGGCGCGCTATGGCTGGTGACGGGAGACCGACAAATGACGGGGCATCGCCAGCGGCCAGAGCTTTCGCGATTAGCGGATGCCGTGGCGAGTTACCGACAGGGAGTGGCGTTGTACCCCAATCATGCGGCGGGTCGAGCCAAGTTGGCGCTAGCGCTGGCGGCAACCGGCGACCTGGCAGAAGCGCAGCACGAAGCAAATGAGGCATGGCGCTTGGACCAAGCGACGCCGCACGTTGATCAAAAGTTGCGTCCCGATTTGCGTGCTGCGTTAGAAGCGAGCGGGCTGTTGAAATCGGCAGCGACCCGCGCGACGAGTCCATCGAGAATAGGCGATGTTGCCGAGCCACGTCCCTAG
- a CDS encoding DUF4416 family protein: MLVAAFSRHPEALAWAEAQTASRWGKIALTSPAFAFGETDYYTSSMGADLKKQFWLFDSPFDPGRLAEVKLATNALEAEYAGRGDHAAPRPLNLDPGYITLAKLVLASTKDHAHRVYLDRGIYAEVTLHFSHGAWRPAEWTFPDYRRADYHEFFNLCRHRLKR; this comes from the coding sequence ATGTTGGTGGCGGCCTTTAGTCGCCACCCGGAGGCGCTCGCCTGGGCCGAAGCTCAAACGGCGTCGCGGTGGGGGAAGATTGCGCTGACAAGCCCGGCCTTCGCATTTGGCGAAACGGACTATTACACGTCCAGCATGGGCGCCGATCTGAAGAAGCAGTTTTGGCTGTTTGACTCGCCATTTGACCCTGGTCGGCTGGCCGAGGTGAAGTTGGCGACAAACGCGCTGGAGGCAGAGTATGCTGGCAGAGGCGATCACGCGGCGCCGCGTCCGCTGAATCTTGATCCTGGCTACATTACGCTCGCCAAGTTGGTGTTGGCTTCGACCAAGGATCACGCGCATCGCGTGTATCTGGATCGCGGGATCTATGCCGAGGTGACATTGCACTTTTCACACGGGGCGTGGCGACCCGCGGAGTGGACCTTTCCCGATTACCGGCGCGCCGACTACCACGAGTTTTTCAATTTGTGCCGGCATCGATTGAAGCGTTAG
- a CDS encoding response regulator, with protein MARILLVDDSHDCNQTLATLLTLDHHSVCVAESGHAALDAIAKLDFDLILLDLVMPDMDGFEVAKQIRKIVGDKCLRIVALTGFCSDRLAVEGEHFDDVLLKPVRLDQLRTLIAGPAPT; from the coding sequence ATGGCGCGCATCCTGCTGGTCGACGACAGTCACGACTGCAATCAGACCTTGGCCACTTTGCTCACGCTCGACCACCATTCGGTCTGCGTCGCGGAAAGCGGCCATGCGGCGCTCGACGCTATCGCCAAGCTCGATTTCGATCTCATCCTGCTCGATCTCGTGATGCCCGACATGGACGGCTTCGAAGTGGCCAAACAAATTCGCAAGATCGTCGGCGACAAGTGCCTGCGTATTGTAGCGCTTACGGGCTTCTGCTCAGATCGACTTGCGGTCGAGGGCGAGCACTTCGACGACGTGCTGCTTAAGCCCGTGCGCCTCGATCAATTGCGGACGCTGATCGCTGGTCCGGCCCCCACATAG